Proteins encoded in a region of the Cytophagia bacterium CHB2 genome:
- a CDS encoding response regulator, with translation MPTKILVVDDEPDLSLMISQKFRRQVREKELAFVFASNGVEALAKLQEDGEIDVVMTDINMPEMDGLALLAKITENYPLLKTVIVSAYGDMKNIRTALNHGAFDFVTKPIDFDDLDLTIKKTIYEASLLKKAAQERDQLVALQRELDVAKAIQKNIVPKTFPPFPGRAEFELHAEMIPAREVGGDFYDFFLIGDQQVGFVIGDVSGKGVPAALFMAVSKTVLKATALKGLPPHECLQQVNRILFMESVDEMFVTVFYGILNTATGEVSFCNGGHNRPYIIRPPGHTEMLTGQDGLMLGLLEHWDYQVNKISLAPGEGLMLYTDGVTEAMNRDHEQFGEERVAASLQQLTGAPLTEIIAGIVKEINAFVGGAPQADDLTILTLRYAGTSV, from the coding sequence ATGCCAACCAAGATTCTTGTGGTAGATGACGAACCGGATTTGTCGCTCATGATCAGCCAGAAATTCCGCCGGCAAGTGCGCGAGAAGGAACTGGCCTTCGTTTTTGCGAGTAACGGCGTCGAAGCTCTGGCCAAACTTCAGGAAGACGGCGAAATCGACGTCGTCATGACCGATATCAACATGCCGGAAATGGACGGCCTGGCCTTGCTCGCCAAAATCACGGAGAATTATCCGCTGCTCAAAACCGTCATCGTGTCGGCGTATGGCGACATGAAAAACATCCGCACGGCATTGAACCACGGCGCATTCGATTTTGTGACCAAGCCGATTGATTTCGACGATCTTGACCTCACCATCAAAAAAACCATTTACGAAGCAAGTTTGCTGAAAAAAGCGGCGCAGGAGCGCGATCAACTCGTGGCGTTGCAGCGCGAGCTGGACGTCGCCAAGGCGATTCAAAAAAACATCGTGCCGAAAACGTTCCCGCCCTTTCCCGGCCGCGCCGAATTCGAACTGCACGCCGAGATGATTCCCGCGCGCGAAGTCGGCGGCGATTTTTATGATTTCTTTTTGATCGGCGATCAGCAGGTCGGTTTTGTGATCGGCGATGTGTCCGGCAAGGGCGTGCCGGCCGCGCTGTTCATGGCCGTCAGCAAAACTGTGCTCAAGGCCACCGCCCTCAAAGGTCTGCCCCCGCACGAGTGTTTGCAGCAAGTGAATCGCATTCTATTTATGGAAAGCGTTGACGAAATGTTCGTCACGGTTTTTTACGGCATTCTTAACACCGCCACCGGCGAAGTCTCTTTTTGCAACGGCGGCCATAATCGTCCGTATATCATACGCCCGCCGGGCCACACCGAAATGTTAACGGGCCAGGACGGTTTGATGTTGGGCTTGCTCGAACATTGGGATTATCAAGTCAACAAAATTTCTTTAGCCCCCGGCGAAGGGCTGATGCTCTACACTGATGGCGTCACCGAAGCAATGAATCGCGATCATGAACAATTCGGGGAAGAACGCGTGGCCGCCTCGTTGCAACAGTTGACCGGCGCCCCGCTGACGGAGATAATCGCGGGTATAGTGAAAGAGATCAA